A single window of Mycolicibacterium madagascariense DNA harbors:
- a CDS encoding Jag family protein, with product MTDADTTERTDVDDAAPASDNLEDRLVAEGEIAGDYLEELLDLLDFDGDIDLDVEGDRAVVAIDGGSDLAKLVGRKGEVLDALQELTRLAVHQKTGERSRLMLDVAHWRRGRRDELAALGDKVARRVLASGEREELTPMTPFERKIVHDAVSAVDGVRSESEGAEPSRRVVVLPA from the coding sequence ATGACTGATGCCGATACCACCGAACGTACGGACGTCGACGACGCCGCACCCGCGTCGGACAATCTCGAGGACCGTCTCGTCGCCGAGGGCGAGATCGCCGGTGACTATCTCGAGGAACTGCTCGATCTCCTGGACTTCGACGGGGACATCGACCTCGACGTCGAGGGTGATCGTGCGGTGGTGGCGATCGACGGCGGCAGCGATCTGGCCAAGCTCGTCGGTCGCAAGGGCGAGGTGCTCGATGCGCTGCAGGAGCTGACCCGGCTGGCCGTGCACCAGAAGACCGGCGAGCGCAGTCGCCTCATGTTGGACGTGGCGCATTGGCGGCGTGGCCGTCGAGACGAGCTGGCCGCTCTCGGTGACAAGGTGGCGCGGCGGGTGCTGGCGAGCGGCGAGCGTGAGGAGCTCACGCCGATGACGCCGTTCGAGCGCAAGATCGTGCACGACGCCGTGTCGGCTGTCGATGGCGTTCGCAGCGAGAGCGAGGGCGCCGAGCCGTCGCGCCGCGTCGTCGTCCTGCCGGCCTGA
- the sigM gene encoding RNA polymerase sigma factor SigM, translated as MGTFASHDGRDRTDAELLAAHVAGDRHAFAELFGRHQRQLYRLAKVTSRHPEDAADALQEAMLAAHRKAPTFRHDASVSSWLYRIVVNCCLDRLRRNKTHAALPLGDDDCRIGDPTARVDTAIVVERALLRLPVDQRAVVVAVDMQGYSIAETARLLGIPEGTVKSRCSRARASWPSRWRPSTASRRPASDSAAPWCRCAARRRAAAR; from the coding sequence ATGGGGACTTTCGCGTCGCACGACGGTCGGGACCGCACCGATGCGGAGTTGCTCGCCGCGCACGTCGCCGGGGATCGACATGCCTTCGCGGAGTTGTTCGGCCGCCACCAGCGGCAGCTCTACCGGCTGGCGAAGGTGACCAGCCGCCATCCCGAGGACGCCGCGGATGCCCTGCAGGAGGCGATGCTCGCCGCCCACCGCAAGGCGCCGACCTTCCGCCACGACGCGTCGGTGAGCAGCTGGCTGTACCGCATCGTCGTCAACTGTTGTCTGGACCGCTTGCGGCGCAACAAGACTCACGCCGCGCTCCCGCTGGGGGACGACGACTGCCGGATCGGGGACCCGACTGCGCGCGTCGACACCGCGATCGTCGTCGAGCGCGCCCTGCTGCGGCTGCCCGTCGATCAACGCGCGGTCGTGGTGGCGGTCGACATGCAGGGCTACTCGATCGCGGAGACCGCCCGCCTGCTCGGGATTCCCGAGGGCACGGTCAAGAGTCGATGCTCGCGGGCCCGGGCCAGCTGGCCCAGTCGCTGGCGTCCTTCGACGGCGTCGCGACGGCCCGCTAGCGACTCTGCCGCACCGTGGTGTCGGTGCGCGGCACGGCGACGAGCTGCGGCCCGTTGA
- a CDS encoding ParA family protein, producing the protein MTRPPSGDGGTSSPASPPDVSRETWRPPVDVEWKDQTVGDTPIGAEAERAVRVLHGAKGRQLPRPPRQRVFTIANQKGGVGKTTTAVNVAAALALQGLKTLVIDLDPQGNASTALGIEHRPGTPSSYEVLIGEIPVKDALQQSAYSERLYCVPATIDLAGAEIELVSMVAREGRLRNALATLEEYDFDYVFIDCPPSLGLLTINALVATPEVLIPIQCEYYALEGVGQLLRNIEMVKSHLNPLLDVTTVVLTMYDGRTKLADQVADDVRSHFGAKVLRTVIPRSVKVSEAPGYGMTILEYDPGSRGAMSYLDASREIAERAHTTGKEPR; encoded by the coding sequence GTGACACGACCGCCGAGTGGCGACGGCGGCACTTCGTCGCCGGCTAGCCCGCCCGATGTTTCACGTGAAACATGGCGCCCTCCTGTCGACGTGGAATGGAAGGACCAGACGGTCGGCGATACGCCCATTGGGGCCGAGGCCGAGCGCGCCGTCCGTGTCCTCCACGGCGCCAAGGGTCGGCAGCTGCCGCGGCCCCCACGCCAACGGGTGTTCACGATCGCGAACCAGAAGGGCGGCGTCGGCAAGACCACGACCGCTGTCAACGTCGCCGCGGCGCTCGCGCTGCAGGGGCTGAAGACTCTGGTGATCGATCTCGACCCGCAGGGCAATGCGAGCACCGCGCTGGGCATCGAGCATCGCCCCGGCACACCGTCGTCGTACGAGGTGCTGATCGGTGAGATCCCCGTGAAGGACGCGCTGCAGCAGAGCGCGTACAGCGAACGCCTCTACTGCGTGCCCGCGACGATCGATCTGGCGGGCGCCGAGATCGAACTCGTCAGCATGGTGGCCCGGGAGGGCCGACTGCGCAATGCGCTCGCGACGCTCGAGGAGTACGACTTCGACTATGTCTTCATCGACTGCCCGCCCTCCCTTGGCCTGCTGACGATCAACGCGCTCGTCGCCACGCCCGAGGTGCTGATCCCGATCCAGTGCGAGTACTACGCACTCGAGGGCGTCGGTCAGTTGCTCCGCAACATCGAGATGGTCAAGTCGCACCTCAATCCTCTGCTGGACGTCACGACCGTCGTGCTCACGATGTACGACGGACGGACCAAGCTGGCCGACCAGGTGGCCGACGACGTCCGGTCGCACTTCGGGGCCAAGGTGCTCCGGACCGTCATCCCGCGCAGCGTCAAGGTCTCCGAGGCGCCGGGCTATGGCATGACGATCCTCGAATACGATCCGGGATCGCGCGGTGCGATGAGCTATCTCGACGCCAGCCGTGAGATCGCCGAACGTGCCCACACCACGGGGAAGGAACCACGATGA
- a CDS encoding N-acetylmuramoyl-L-alanine amidase: MSSLRRGDRGIPVAEIRAALAALGLLDNSDADLTTGKHVAFDAFDDDLDHAVRAFQQHRGLLVDGVVGEATYRALKEASYRLGARTLAHQFGAPMYGDDVATLQARLQDLGFYTGLVDGHFGLQTHNGLMSYQREYGLYPDGICGPETLRSLYFLGSRVTGGSLHAIREELVRRSGPRLSGKRIIIDPGRGGDDHGPIMNGPDGPISEADILWDLASRLEGRMTAIGMETFLSRPVGRSPSDAERAATANTVGADLMISLRCAALPGSPANGVASFHFGNSHGSVSTIGRNLADFVQRELVARTGLRDCRTHGRTWDLLRLTRMPTVQIDVGYITNAHDRDLLVSGQVRDALSEGILAAVKRLYLLGKNDRPTGTFTFAELLAHERSVEQQRAAQS; the protein is encoded by the coding sequence ATGTCTAGTCTGCGCCGCGGCGATCGGGGAATCCCCGTGGCCGAGATTCGGGCGGCATTGGCGGCGTTGGGGCTGCTCGACAACTCCGACGCGGACCTCACCACGGGCAAGCACGTGGCCTTCGATGCCTTCGACGACGACCTGGATCACGCGGTCCGCGCCTTCCAGCAGCACCGGGGGTTGCTGGTCGACGGCGTGGTCGGAGAGGCCACGTACCGCGCGCTGAAGGAGGCGTCCTACCGGCTGGGGGCACGGACACTCGCGCACCAGTTCGGCGCGCCGATGTACGGCGACGACGTCGCGACGCTGCAGGCCCGGTTGCAGGACCTCGGGTTCTACACCGGCCTCGTCGACGGCCACTTCGGTTTGCAGACCCACAACGGTCTGATGTCCTATCAGCGCGAGTACGGCTTGTACCCGGACGGCATCTGCGGTCCGGAGACGCTGCGCTCGCTGTACTTCCTCGGCTCCCGCGTGACGGGTGGCTCGCTGCACGCGATCCGCGAGGAGTTGGTCCGCCGCTCCGGGCCGCGGCTGTCGGGCAAGCGCATCATCATCGATCCGGGCCGCGGTGGCGACGACCACGGGCCCATCATGAACGGTCCCGACGGACCCATCAGCGAAGCCGACATCCTGTGGGACCTCGCGAGTCGCCTCGAAGGCCGGATGACGGCGATCGGCATGGAGACCTTCCTGTCCCGGCCTGTCGGTCGCAGTCCCTCCGACGCCGAGCGCGCCGCGACGGCGAACACCGTGGGCGCCGATCTGATGATCAGCCTGCGCTGCGCCGCCCTGCCCGGCTCCCCCGCCAACGGCGTCGCATCGTTCCACTTCGGCAATTCGCACGGCTCGGTGTCGACCATCGGCCGCAACCTCGCGGACTTCGTGCAGCGAGAGTTGGTGGCGCGCACGGGATTACGCGACTGCCGCACGCACGGCCGCACGTGGGATCTGCTGCGCCTGACGCGCATGCCCACCGTGCAGATCGACGTCGGCTACATCACCAATGCGCACGACCGGGATCTGCTGGTGTCCGGGCAGGTGCGTGACGCGTTGTCCGAGGGCATACTCGCGGCCGTCAAACGGCTCTATCTGCTGGGCAAGAACGATCGTCCGACGGGCACGTTCACCTTCGCCGAACTGCTCGCCCACGAGCGGTCGGTCGAACAGCAGCGCGCCGCCCAGAGCTGA
- a CDS encoding acetyltransferase: MSARITPLRLEAFEQLPKHARRCVFWEVDPATLQRGDHLADPEFEKEAWLSMVMLEWGSCGQLAVPCEPEEADFTASASSGDDPCLGYAFYAPPRAVPRAGLFPTGPVSADAVLLTTVGVESGEDGDGLTRALMAAVVGDLVRRGVRALESYGRTPDAAELSDPQRVSPDLRPAVAVLGDCSVEQCVTDAEFLADVGFEVVAPHRYFPRMRLELEQGLGWKADVEAALERLLVSAELKQPVGAGASLRA, encoded by the coding sequence GTGTCCGCCCGCATCACTCCGCTGCGACTCGAAGCCTTCGAGCAGTTGCCCAAGCACGCTCGGCGCTGTGTCTTCTGGGAGGTCGACCCGGCCACCCTGCAGCGCGGAGATCACCTCGCCGACCCGGAGTTCGAAAAGGAAGCCTGGCTCTCGATGGTGATGCTCGAGTGGGGTTCCTGCGGACAGCTCGCCGTCCCATGCGAACCCGAGGAGGCCGACTTCACCGCATCGGCGTCCAGTGGCGACGACCCGTGTCTGGGCTACGCGTTCTATGCGCCGCCGCGCGCGGTGCCACGAGCGGGCCTCTTCCCGACCGGACCCGTGAGTGCCGACGCCGTCTTGTTGACGACGGTGGGCGTCGAGTCGGGGGAGGACGGCGACGGGCTCACCCGGGCTTTGATGGCTGCGGTCGTCGGGGACCTGGTGCGACGAGGCGTCCGCGCCCTCGAGTCCTACGGCAGGACGCCCGACGCAGCGGAACTGTCTGACCCACAACGGGTTTCGCCGGACCTGCGCCCCGCGGTCGCGGTCCTCGGCGACTGTTCGGTGGAGCAGTGCGTGACCGACGCGGAGTTCCTCGCCGACGTCGGCTTCGAGGTCGTCGCGCCGCATCGGTACTTCCCGCGGATGCGGCTCGAACTCGAGCAGGGGCTGGGATGGAAGGCCGACGTCGAAGCAGCGCTGGAGCGACTCCTGGTGAGCGCCGAGCTGAAGCAGCCCGTCGGAGCCGGCGCGAGCCTGCGCGCGTGA
- a CDS encoding ParB/RepB/Spo0J family partition protein produces MTPPPKRTGLGRGLASLIPTGPSDSELSPAMGAAAADVMYGSAPTATVEPVDDVGAVYREIDPSLIEPNPKQPRQVFDGDALAELVHSIREFGLMQPIVVRALKPADGGPRYQLVMGERRWRAAQEAGLAAIPAIVRETADDSMLRDALLENIHRAQLNPLEEAAAYQQLLDEFGVTHDELAVRIGRSRPVISNMIRLLRLPIAVQRRVAAGVLSAGHARALLALEGGAEKQEELAARIVAEGLSVRATEEAVTLANRDGVPDAPPAPRRKPIQMPGLQDVAEKLSSAFDTRVTVSLGKRKGKIVVEFGSVDDLQRIVDLMNASEA; encoded by the coding sequence ATGACGCCGCCTCCCAAGCGAACCGGCCTCGGACGTGGATTGGCGTCCCTGATCCCGACCGGCCCCAGCGACAGCGAGCTGAGCCCGGCGATGGGCGCGGCCGCGGCCGACGTGATGTACGGCAGCGCGCCGACCGCCACGGTCGAGCCCGTCGATGACGTGGGTGCGGTGTACCGCGAGATCGATCCGTCGCTGATCGAACCCAACCCGAAGCAGCCGCGCCAGGTGTTCGACGGTGACGCCCTCGCCGAACTGGTGCACTCGATCCGTGAGTTCGGACTGATGCAGCCGATCGTCGTGCGGGCGCTGAAGCCGGCCGACGGCGGTCCTCGGTACCAACTGGTGATGGGGGAGCGGCGCTGGCGCGCGGCCCAGGAGGCCGGTCTCGCCGCCATCCCGGCCATCGTGCGCGAGACCGCCGACGACAGCATGCTGCGGGACGCGCTGCTGGAGAACATCCATCGCGCACAGTTGAACCCGTTGGAAGAGGCGGCGGCGTATCAACAGCTGCTCGACGAATTCGGCGTCACCCACGACGAGCTCGCGGTGCGAATCGGTCGGTCGCGCCCGGTGATCAGCAACATGATTCGGCTGCTGCGGCTGCCGATCGCGGTGCAGCGCCGGGTGGCGGCGGGCGTCTTGTCCGCCGGCCACGCCCGGGCGTTGCTCGCCCTCGAGGGTGGTGCGGAGAAGCAGGAGGAGTTGGCCGCCCGCATCGTCGCCGAGGGCCTTTCGGTTCGGGCGACGGAGGAGGCGGTGACGCTGGCGAACCGGGATGGCGTCCCTGACGCCCCACCGGCGCCGCGGCGCAAGCCGATCCAGATGCCGGGGCTGCAGGACGTTGCTGAGAAGCTGTCGTCGGCGTTCGATACCAGGGTCACCGTGAGTCTAGGCAAACGCAAGGGCAAGATCGTCGTGGAGTTCGGCTCGGTCGACGACCTTCAGCGCATAGTCGACCTAATGAACGCGTCGGAGGCATGA